A single window of Marinitoga litoralis DNA harbors:
- a CDS encoding histidine phosphatase family protein, with product MKLIIVRHIETEANAKKIFSGWSNYDITQNGFMQISKLKKELKNKHVDYIISSTLYRAYYTALEISKVINRKIVLDDRIKEINFGVFDGKTIEEIKEKYYDEYLLWMENYKKYCFPDGECYTSFFKRIDEFLNELDNMKKYIIVTHGGVINYITGKHLNLGDYTEVEI from the coding sequence ATGAAATTAATAATTGTAAGGCATATTGAAACAGAAGCAAATGCAAAAAAAATATTTAGCGGTTGGAGTAATTATGATATTACACAAAATGGATTTATGCAAATTAGTAAATTAAAAAAAGAATTAAAAAATAAACATGTTGATTATATTATTAGTAGTACATTATATAGAGCATATTATACAGCATTAGAAATATCAAAGGTTATAAATAGAAAAATTGTTTTAGATGATAGAATAAAGGAAATAAACTTTGGTGTTTTTGATGGAAAAACAATAGAAGAAATTAAAGAAAAATATTATGATGAATATTTACTATGGATGGAAAACTATAAAAAATATTGTTTTCCAGACGGCGAATGTTATACATCTTTCTTTAAAAGAATAGATGAATTTTTAAATGAATTAGATAATATGAAAAAATATATTATAGTTACACATGGAGGAGTAATTAATTATATAACAGGGAAGCATCTGAATTTAGGAGATTATACGGAGGTGGAAATATAA
- a CDS encoding ATP-grasp domain-containing protein: protein MKIHEFVGKELLREYSVKVPKSYLVKEKPYDVKFLPAVLKSQVLVGGRMKAGGVLFAHEKSEFESKVDELLFKEIKGEKPYGVLVEEMIPIQKEYYVSLLLDREEKDIIILFSENGGIDIEDNKDSIIKTNFNDFENKIPEKISKILPKLRKLFREKDLTLLEINPLVEDINGELYALDIVMHLDDNAIFRQDWAKEFIENEYPFHFVKLDGDIGIIGCGAGIVMATMDAVKLSGGEPANFLDLGGGAEKNITIQALELLKSYNIKRIILNIFGGITKCDEIASGLVEFKNNNPEIQLYVRLTGTNEEEAKRILKDNNINYYDDMYSMIIDAVRMVNIND, encoded by the coding sequence ATGAAAATTCATGAATTTGTTGGTAAAGAACTTTTAAGGGAATATTCTGTAAAAGTTCCGAAATCTTATCTAGTAAAAGAAAAACCCTATGATGTTAAATTTTTGCCAGCAGTACTGAAATCTCAGGTTTTAGTTGGCGGTAGAATGAAAGCTGGCGGAGTGTTATTTGCCCATGAAAAAAGTGAATTTGAAAGTAAAGTAGATGAGCTGTTATTTAAAGAAATTAAAGGAGAAAAACCATATGGAGTATTAGTTGAAGAAATGATTCCTATACAAAAAGAGTATTATGTTTCATTATTGTTAGATAGAGAAGAAAAGGATATTATTATATTATTTTCAGAAAATGGGGGAATAGATATAGAAGATAATAAAGATAGTATTATTAAAACGAATTTTAATGATTTTGAAAATAAAATTCCAGAAAAAATATCAAAAATATTACCGAAATTAAGAAAATTATTTAGAGAAAAGGATTTAACATTATTAGAAATAAATCCTTTAGTTGAAGATATAAATGGTGAATTATATGCTCTTGATATAGTAATGCATTTAGATGATAATGCTATATTCAGACAAGATTGGGCAAAAGAATTTATAGAAAATGAATACCCATTTCATTTTGTAAAGTTAGATGGAGATATTGGAATAATTGGATGCGGTGCAGGTATAGTAATGGCTACAATGGATGCTGTAAAACTATCAGGTGGAGAACCAGCAAATTTTCTTGATTTAGGTGGAGGAGCTGAAAAAAATATAACTATACAGGCTTTAGAATTATTAAAAAGTTATAATATAAAAAGAATAATATTAAATATATTTGGCGGTATAACAAAGTGTGATGAAATAGCATCAGGATTAGTAGAATTCAAAAATAATAATCCAGAAATACAATTATATGTTAGATTAACAGGGACAAATGAAGAAGAAGCAAAAAGAATATTAAAAGATAATAATATAAATTATTATGATGATATGTATTCAATGATTATAGATGCTGTAAGGATGGTGAATATAAATGATTAA
- a CDS encoding AIR synthase related protein, producing MVDLGNKELIISCDSSGAIGNKEMDVVKVSPDIVGYYGAHVALCENIAYGATPITIVNTLSVEMNNTGKEIIKGIRRAIDLINIDVIITGSTEENFPTIQTGIGITVIGIKEKNINFKTEKGDIAVLIGLPKLGEEVLNSKEILRLDILKTLRNSNYLNEIVPVGSKGIFHEINEISKIWNLEFNLFNNNIDLYKSAGPATCAIITLKEENLKNINIDIPINILGKFN from the coding sequence ATAGTAGATTTAGGAAATAAAGAACTAATAATATCATGTGACTCATCTGGTGCTATTGGCAATAAAGAGATGGATGTGGTAAAAGTTTCACCAGATATTGTTGGTTATTATGGAGCGCATGTAGCATTGTGTGAAAATATAGCGTATGGAGCAACGCCTATAACAATTGTAAATACATTATCAGTTGAAATGAATAATACAGGAAAAGAAATTATAAAAGGAATAAGAAGAGCAATTGATTTAATAAATATAGATGTAATAATTACAGGAAGTACAGAAGAGAATTTTCCAACAATACAAACAGGAATAGGTATTACAGTTATAGGTATTAAAGAAAAAAATATCAACTTTAAAACAGAAAAAGGTGATATTGCAGTATTAATAGGTTTACCTAAATTAGGAGAAGAGGTATTAAATAGCAAAGAAATTCTTAGATTGGATATATTAAAAACTTTAAGAAATAGTAATTATTTAAATGAAATAGTGCCTGTGGGTTCAAAAGGAATTTTTCATGAGATTAATGAAATATCGAAGATATGGAATTTAGAATTTAATTTATTTAATAATAATATCGATCTATATAAAAGTGCAGGACCAGCAACATGTGCAATAATAACTTTAAAGGAAGAAAATTTAAAAAATATAAATATAGATATTCCAATAAACATTTTAGGAAAATTTAATTAA